The DNA sequence CAACTGGGACAGCTGGGCTGCCAGTGTCCGCTGGGAGGAGGCCAGTGATGACGCCAAACATCCTATAATGTACAGGACAGTCACCCCCGCCTCTGCACACACAGCCAAGAAGTCTCTCTCCCCAAATGTAGTAGTGCTGGGGCTgagacccccccgcccccggtctAGATTTGTAGTCTCCTAGTCCCAAACTGTAATGTGTGGAGGAATCATGCTGGGATCTTGTTCAAAAGGCAGAACTCAGTTGAGGGGGTCGAGGGTAGAGCCAGAAATTCTGCACTTCTAGCAGCTTCCAGGTACTGAGAAAGCTGCTGCTGGTCAGGGGCCTCGTTTTGAATAGCCAGGAGTCTGACACCCGAGTCTTGGACCCTGGCAGCCTCAATCAATGCTCTTCTCCCTCCTCGCAGAAAAAGCTGGAGGCACCGGGCCCTGGCTCCCTGCATGGCTGGAGGCAAGGCAGAGCTCGGGGGCGAAGGGATCTTCTCTGGAGAGATACTGAGTTCAGGGATGTGGCTGACTGAAGTCCTTGttcctgctcccctgccccccaaattCTCCTCACATCAGCCTGCCTGTACCAGCATCCTGGCTGCCTCGCCATGAGGGCATGAAAAAGGATTTACAAACTCAGGGGGAAGGAGGGTTTCCTCGAGACCCTTAGGGGGGGCTGCCTAGAGCTgtaggagaaggagcaggaggcgCTGGAGTCGGGCGCGGCTGCATTCTTCTCCGGGCTCTGCAACTCACTGAGGGATCTCTGACAAGGCCTGTCACctcccagagcctcagtttccacatctgctATGGGGTGACAATACTCCTGCCCCAGCTGGAACCCCTCCTACTACCCTGGGACAAAGTTCAAAATCCGGCACCAGGAGTCCGCGGTCCCTCAGTACCCCGTCCCACGCACCTCTTCGACCTCATCAGCGGGCACCCCTCCTCCCATGTCCCCTCCCAGTGATCATCCTTTCGCTCTCCAGGCCCCTGTCCAAACTGTTCAAATTTCCTCTGTCCCCCACACCAGGCTGAGTTCACCCCTTCAAGGTGAAGCTGGCCAGAGCAGTGACACACCCCCCAGGGCAGGCCTGGCACCggaaaggtgctcaataaattgcAACCAGGTTTTAGAAAGCCAACTTTCCGACCTCAGGTTCTTCAGCGCCTGGAAGGAAATAAATCACCGCATCTCCCCGAGGAAGTTGTCCTGAGAACGACACCGACGGTGGATGTAAAACTGGCACGGAATTAGCACTCAGTGTTAGTTCTGGGGCTGCCGCTGGACTTGGCCTGTCAAGGGTGACCTACCATGCCCCCGGATAAGGCCAGAAGAAAGGCTCAGCAGAGAAGCCAGTTAGCATCCTGCCTTGCAAATTTCTGCACTATGTATTATCTGATGTTTGACAGACCAAAAGTGACCTCTGTCtagtggttttgtgttttttttttctttttaaaaaaagaaaagcaaagctcgGCTTTGGCTTTCAGTTTTCACCCCTGGGAAAGAGCTgttgggaagggcagaggggatgGGAAATGTACACCTGGCGTCCAGtcctgtgcctggcacagagggtGTCGCCTGGGTTCACGGTGTGCCGGGACACCGCGCACCTCGAAGTTCACCTGTAACCTGCCCTTGGGTCCCCCTCGGGTCCCCCTGCCCCGCAGCCCCGCCCCGCTCTCCAGCTCCAGGGGCCCTACCTTGAGCGTGGCGCCCAGCGAGCGCAGCCCCGTGGAGTGGCGCGCCAGCTTGAGCACGCGGAAGATGCGCATGAGGCGGAACACCTGCACCACCTTGCCCAGGTCACCGAGGTCCTCGCCGCTCGCGCCGCGCCGGTTGCCGAGTGCCACGCCGGCCAGCAGCGTGAGATAGAAGGGCAGCACCGACACGATGTCAATGAGGTTGAGCGGGTGGCAGAAGAAGTTGCGCGTGCTGGGCGCCAACAGCAGCCGCGACGACACCTCGAAGCTGAACCAGGCGATGCAGAAGTACTCCAGGTGCCGCAGCACCGGGTCGTCGCGCACGCCGTCCGGGCTGCGACCCGCGGCCACCGCGGCCACGGCGGCCGCCGCCTCGCGGGCCTGGTACTCGGGTAGGCTGTGGATGCACATGGCGGCGATGGAGGCCAGCACCACGCCGATGGAGACGCAGCTGAAGagcttgctgggcagggagtagCCGGGGTTCTCCATGGTGAGCCACAGGCGGCGGCGCAGGCGGCCGCAGCGGGCGGCCCCGTAGCGCGCCAGCTCGCGCTGCACGTCGGAGATCTCGTCGGGGCACGGGTCCACGCTGCTCGGCGTGTCGCTGTCCTCGTCCCAGTCCCGCGGCCGCGTCACACGCCGCTCCAGGTAGCGCGCGCGACAGCAGGCGGCCAGCGCGCTCTCGCCCAGGCCCCAGTAGTCGGCCTCTTGACCGAAGGCGAAGACGCACAGCTCGTCGAGCACGTGCAGGCGGCCGGTGCGGTAGAAGTGCAGCAGGCCCAGGAAGAAGCCCGGGTGCCGGTCGAAGTAGAACTCGCGCGCCGCCGCGTCGTAGTCGTCGCACAGGCGCCGCGCCTGCTCCTCAGACGCCGCAGCCTGCAGGCGGCCCAGCCGCGTGCCCGGGAAGCGCGCCAGTGCGCGTGCGCTCAGCCGCCGCCGCACGCCGCCCACGTTCACGCGCAGCGCCTCGTCGCTCCGCCGCCAGGGCACTCTGGCGCCGGGCCCCGGGGACTCGCTCACCATGGCCTGCGGACACCGGGACAgggggctgcggggggggggggggtgtccccgGGCCTGCCTTCCCGGAGGCCCGGGGCTAAAccctctgtcccctccacccGCTCTGGTGTGGGGCAGGCGCAGAGAAGGTGTCAAGTACCCTTTGCTCTCAAAATTCAGGCTTGGGTTTGACTGCCTCTTGCTGCCCCACTGAGGGTGTTTGGCCAGAACGCTGAGGCTTCCCACCCCCATTTCATTTGCACACAAAAAAATGCTGAGATCTATCCCCCAAGATAGATCTTGGGGGAGGGGATTATGAAAATGACTGAATGGTAGGGTATCCCGGCACCCCCCTAGGGGGCGGTGCTCAtataggattctctctctttcccaaacttGGATTGTCATATGCCAGGGGTTTACTGTGGGCTCTTGGACACACCAGCACTCTgatcctcagttttctcctctgtaaaatgagggtagtAATGCTGACCACCCAGGGGGGGGGTTGGGAGCATCAGTAGAGACCCGTTATTCTTAAAAGTGTGTCCCCTCCACTGGGAGCATCACGCCACCTGGGAATTTGTCAAATATGCAGATTTTCAGCTGGCTCTAGACTTAGTGAATCCGAAACTCAGGATGGAGTTCCtcagtctgtgttttaacaagtgtGGACTGTGACTCTGATGCATGCATGGCCAAATTTGAGAGCCATGGGCTTAGACCATTTAAGGCATCCGTGGAGTCAATCAGATGGAACAGTGACTTTCTCCTGTGACCAAAGGCAAGTCATGTCACCTCCCTGAACTTCTGTCAAGTGGAGATAAAAATAGCCACCTTCAAGTGTGGTTAAAAGAGTAAACGAACTATTGTGTTTATGGGGCCTGAAGGGGTTCAGTAAATTATCCATCTGTTTAACTGCTGTCCAGAGTCAGCCAAACCTGGGCTTTATCTGCACCCCCTGATGCACCTAGGGCCTCCAGGAAGGTGTTTTTCTCCAGGTCTTGGTTTCCTACACAATGCACACTGCAGACAAAAGCACCTACCCCCAAGGCAGGCTAGAGGACTAAAGTAGCTTGTGGAAAGTGCTCCGCCTTTCTGATACCAGAAAATGTTAGATCTTTCCACTGCCCACGTCTCCAAGCTCTGGCGGAGCTGAGGGCTAGTGACTCACTTCCTGATCCTGGGTAATCCCATCTGCACCATCCCGTCAGTGATGCCTGCTTCCCAGGGTGGACAGGGGATTGGATGTACATCAAGTGGCTGGCCCCGTGCCTGGCAGCGAGTCCGGTGAGGTGCCCTTCACTTACCCTAGGCTTGGAGTTAAGCTGGTCAGGATAAGGGTCGTGTCCTTACCTCTGTCACTTCTGTGTCCTCAGGGCAGGCTCCTCCCACTCTGAGTTTTGGCTCTTCTATCTATAGAACAGGGAGAACAGCAGTTGGGGTGGAAGGTtactgtgagtgtgtgtgtgaagccCCTAGAACACAGTAGGTGGTCAATAAATGTCAGTCCTTTGCACTTTCTTCTggtcagacctgggttcaaattctcaGTCTGCCACTTACTGTCAACCCTTGAGGGGATCcattctgagcttcagtttccccatctgtaaactgGGGGACATCACACTTTCCTTGAAAGGAAATGAGGATTAACTAGGGTAGGATGTTTATGGGCAGGACAGTGGCCCCGGTACAGAATCGGTGCACAGTGAGTACCCGGGACACAGGCGGGATGCAGCTCT is a window from the Meles meles chromosome 16, mMelMel3.1 paternal haplotype, whole genome shotgun sequence genome containing:
- the KCNS1 gene encoding potassium voltage-gated channel subfamily S member 1 isoform X2; translated protein: MTIQVWERERILYEHRPLGGCRDTLPFSHFHNPLPQDLSWGIDLSIFLCANEMGVGSLSVLAKHPQWGSKRQSNPSLNFESKGYLTPSLRLPHTRAGGGDRGFSPGPPGRQARGHPPPPRSPLSRCPQAMVSESPGPGARVPWRRSDEALRVNVGGVRRRLSARALARFPGTRLGRLQAAASEEQARRLCDDYDAAAREFYFDRHPGFFLGLLHFYRTGRLHVLDELCVFAFGQEADYWGLGESALAACCRARYLERRVTRPRDWDEDSDTPSSVDPCPDEISDVQRELARYGAARCGRLRRRLWLTMENPGYSLPSKLFSCVSIGVVLASIAAMCIHSLPEYQAREAAAAVAAVAAGRSPDGVRDDPVLRHLEYFCIAWFSFEVSSRLLLAPSTRNFFCHPLNLIDIVSVLPFYLTLLAGVALGNRRGASGEDLGDLGKVVQVFRLMRIFRVLKLARHSTGLRSLGATLKHSYREVGILLLYLAVGVSVFSGVAYTAEKEEDVGFDTIPACWWWGTKALEAAVRNSDPREFEDLQSSVDGVSEVSLETSRETSQEGRSTDLEAQAPRGSPDS
- the KCNS1 gene encoding potassium voltage-gated channel subfamily S member 1 isoform X1, producing MTIQVWERERILYEHRPLGGCRDTLPFSHFHNPLPQDLSWGIDLSIFLCANEMGVGSLSVLAKHPQWGSKRQSNPSLNFESKGYLTPSLRLPHTRAGGGDRGFSPGPPGRQARGHPPPPRSPLSRCPQAMVSESPGPGARVPWRRSDEALRVNVGGVRRRLSARALARFPGTRLGRLQAAASEEQARRLCDDYDAAAREFYFDRHPGFFLGLLHFYRTGRLHVLDELCVFAFGQEADYWGLGESALAACCRARYLERRVTRPRDWDEDSDTPSSVDPCPDEISDVQRELARYGAARCGRLRRRLWLTMENPGYSLPSKLFSCVSIGVVLASIAAMCIHSLPEYQAREAAAAVAAVAAGRSPDGVRDDPVLRHLEYFCIAWFSFEVSSRLLLAPSTRNFFCHPLNLIDIVSVLPFYLTLLAGVALGNRRGASGEDLGDLGKVVQVFRLMRIFRVLKLARHSTGLRSLGATLKHSYREVGILLLYLAVGVSVFSGVAYTAEKEEDVGFDTIPACWWWGTVSMTTVGYGDVVPVTVAGKLAASGCILGGILVVALPITIIFNKFSHFYRRQKALEAAVRNSDPREFEDLQSSVDGVSEVSLETSRETSQEGRSTDLEAQAPRGSPDS
- the KCNS1 gene encoding potassium voltage-gated channel subfamily S member 1 isoform X3 gives rise to the protein MTIQVWERERILYEHRPLGGCRDTLPFSHFHNPLPQDLSWGIDLSIFLCANEMGVGSLSVLAKHPQWGSKRQSNPSLNFESKGYLTPSLRLPHTRAGGGDRGFSPGPPGRQARGHPPPPRSPLSRCPQAMVSESPGPGARVPWRRSDEALRVNVGGVRRRLSARALARFPGTRLGRLQAAASEEQARRLCDDYDAAAREFYFDRHPGFFLGLLHFYRTGRLHVLDELCVFAFGQEADYWGLGESALAACCRARYLERRVTRPRDWDEDSDTPSSVDPCPDEISDVQRELARYGAARCGRLRRRLWLTMENPGYSLPSKLFSCVSIGVVLASIAAMCIHSLPEYQAREAAAAVAAVAAGRSPDGVRDDPVLRHLEYFCIAWFSFEVSSRLLLAPSTRNFFCHPLNLIDIVSVLPFYLTLLAGVALGNRRGASGEDLGDLGKVVQVFRLMRIFRVLKLARHSTGLRSLGATLKLPRGGHLTAVSGRGGVRVLRCGLHS
- the KCNS1 gene encoding potassium voltage-gated channel subfamily S member 1 isoform X4; translated protein: MVSESPGPGARVPWRRSDEALRVNVGGVRRRLSARALARFPGTRLGRLQAAASEEQARRLCDDYDAAAREFYFDRHPGFFLGLLHFYRTGRLHVLDELCVFAFGQEADYWGLGESALAACCRARYLERRVTRPRDWDEDSDTPSSVDPCPDEISDVQRELARYGAARCGRLRRRLWLTMENPGYSLPSKLFSCVSIGVVLASIAAMCIHSLPEYQAREAAAAVAAVAAGRSPDGVRDDPVLRHLEYFCIAWFSFEVSSRLLLAPSTRNFFCHPLNLIDIVSVLPFYLTLLAGVALGNRRGASGEDLGDLGKVVQVFRLMRIFRVLKLARHSTGLRSLGATLKHSYREVGILLLYLAVGVSVFSGVAYTAEKEEDVGFDTIPACWWWGTVSMTTVGYGDVVPVTVAGKLAASGCILGGILVVALPITIIFNKFSHFYRRQKALEAAVRNSDPREFEDLQSSVDGVSEVSLETSRETSQEGRSTDLEAQAPRGSPDS